In Streptomyces puniciscabiei, a single genomic region encodes these proteins:
- a CDS encoding MCE family protein, whose product MITRTVRAQLLAFAAVTALGVSYVGARYTGLLDDVLHRGYTVRADFAESGGVFPGAEVTYRGVPVGRVSDLRLNGSGVSVALKIEDGAPRIPADTLAVVADRSAVGEQYVDLQPRRSGGPYLMDGSPIPRSRTRTPLPVTDLVLSLDRLVNSVGKDDLRVTVDELGKAFAGTGPNLSRLVDSGNALVESASQSLPETTSLIEDSRKVLRTQADQGSAIKSFSRDLADLTQQLKSSDGDLRRLIGTTAPAAQQLDSLLKSTRPQVPVLLANLISGGQITVARLPGVEQALVTLPLTVAGSYTVIPGDGTTHFGLTVNADDPPACTQGYGTQRRDPADTSTRPANTAAHCTAPRGSKTSVRGAQHAPGATTGPAGANQAAFVAPYDPETGTVTGPGGTPVEIGSTGGEQTVFGKESWQWLLVGPMA is encoded by the coding sequence GTGATCACACGTACGGTCAGGGCCCAACTGCTCGCCTTCGCGGCCGTCACCGCCCTCGGGGTGTCGTACGTCGGCGCCCGGTACACGGGCCTGCTGGACGACGTCCTGCACCGCGGCTACACCGTGCGCGCCGACTTCGCCGAGTCCGGGGGCGTCTTCCCCGGCGCCGAGGTCACCTACCGGGGTGTGCCGGTGGGCCGCGTGAGCGACCTGCGGCTGAACGGCTCCGGGGTGTCGGTGGCGCTGAAGATCGAGGACGGCGCCCCGCGGATCCCGGCCGACACGCTCGCCGTGGTCGCCGACCGTTCGGCGGTGGGCGAGCAGTACGTCGACCTCCAGCCGCGCCGGTCGGGCGGGCCGTACCTGATGGACGGCAGCCCGATCCCGCGCAGCCGGACCCGGACCCCGCTGCCGGTCACCGACCTGGTCCTCAGCCTCGACCGGCTGGTCAACTCGGTCGGCAAGGACGATCTGCGGGTCACCGTCGACGAGTTGGGCAAGGCCTTCGCCGGCACCGGGCCGAACCTCAGCCGTCTGGTGGACTCCGGCAACGCGCTGGTGGAGTCGGCGTCCCAGTCGCTCCCGGAGACGACCTCGCTGATCGAGGACTCGCGGAAGGTGCTCAGGACCCAGGCCGACCAGGGCTCGGCGATCAAGTCCTTCTCCCGCGACCTGGCCGATCTCACCCAGCAGCTGAAATCGAGCGACGGCGATCTGCGCCGGCTGATCGGCACCACCGCGCCCGCCGCCCAGCAGCTCGACTCCCTGCTGAAGTCCACGCGACCACAGGTGCCGGTCCTGCTGGCCAACCTGATCAGCGGCGGCCAGATCACCGTGGCCCGGCTGCCCGGCGTCGAACAGGCCCTGGTCACGCTCCCGCTCACTGTCGCGGGCAGCTACACGGTGATCCCCGGCGACGGCACCACCCACTTCGGGCTGACCGTGAACGCCGACGACCCGCCCGCCTGCACCCAGGGCTACGGCACCCAGCGGCGCGACCCCGCCGACACCAGCACCCGCCCGGCGAACACCGCCGCGCACTGCACGGCACCGCGCGGCAGCAAGACCTCGGTGCGCGGCGCGCAGCACGCACCCGGCGCGACGACCGGTCCGGCCGGCGCGAACCAGGCCGCGTTCGTGGCCCCGTACGACCCGGAGACCGGCACGGTGACCGGCCCGGGCGGAACGCCCGTCGAGATCGGCTCGACAGGCGGCGAACAGACCGTGTTCGGAAAGGAGTCGTGGCAATGGCTGCTCGTGGGACCGATGGCATGA
- a CDS encoding MCE family protein translates to MSVRSMGRAAAWTAVGSLLLTGCEFNGWYDVPLPGGAASDGHAYHVTVEFRDVLDLVPQSAVKVNNVTVGTVEKVQLDGWHARVRLRIADSVKLPGNAVADLRQTSMLGEKYVALSAPPGTRPVGRLRDGDRIPLSRSGRNPEVEEVLSALSALLNGGGVAQLKTITVELNRALNGREDRVRSLLKQLDTFLGGLDDQRAEIVRALGGVDRLAKRLKKEKKTIAQAVDTMPPALKALADQRKDLTKMLTALSRLGTTGTRVVNASKDDTVANLKELQPILAELNKAGDDLPNSLEILTTYPFPRNATDAIRGDYVNLRITADLDLAGLYGNVTGKPGKGRKSPAPKPPSLPGVPTPTPLPSLPAPPSLPGAPTVPPVPSKPSDGSTLLCPPVCTAAYGTSDGARRLPPGVDLGLAELMLKGMLP, encoded by the coding sequence ATGAGCGTGCGGAGCATGGGGCGGGCGGCCGCCTGGACAGCGGTCGGCTCGCTGCTGCTGACCGGCTGTGAGTTCAACGGCTGGTACGACGTCCCGCTGCCCGGCGGCGCCGCCTCGGACGGCCACGCCTACCACGTCACCGTGGAGTTCCGGGACGTACTGGACCTGGTGCCGCAGTCGGCGGTGAAGGTGAACAACGTCACCGTGGGCACGGTCGAGAAGGTGCAGCTGGACGGCTGGCACGCGCGCGTGCGACTCAGAATCGCCGACTCGGTGAAGCTGCCCGGCAACGCGGTCGCCGATCTGCGGCAGACCAGCATGCTCGGCGAGAAGTACGTGGCCCTCTCGGCTCCGCCCGGCACCCGGCCCGTCGGCCGGCTCCGCGACGGCGACCGCATCCCGCTCTCCCGCAGCGGCCGCAACCCTGAGGTCGAGGAGGTGCTGTCGGCCCTGTCCGCGCTGCTCAACGGCGGCGGGGTGGCCCAGCTGAAGACGATCACCGTCGAGCTGAACAGGGCCCTGAACGGCCGCGAGGACCGGGTCAGGTCGCTGCTGAAGCAGCTCGACACGTTCCTCGGGGGCCTCGACGACCAGCGGGCGGAGATCGTGCGTGCGCTGGGGGGCGTCGACCGGCTCGCCAAGCGGCTGAAGAAGGAGAAGAAGACCATCGCCCAGGCCGTCGACACCATGCCGCCCGCCCTCAAGGCCCTCGCCGACCAGCGCAAGGACCTGACGAAGATGCTCACCGCCCTGTCCAGGCTCGGCACCACCGGCACCCGCGTGGTGAACGCCTCCAAGGACGACACGGTCGCCAACCTGAAGGAGCTGCAGCCCATCCTGGCGGAGCTGAACAAGGCGGGCGACGACCTCCCCAACTCCCTGGAGATCCTGACCACCTACCCCTTCCCGCGCAACGCCACGGACGCCATCAGGGGCGACTACGTCAACCTGAGGATCACCGCCGACCTGGACCTGGCCGGCCTCTACGGCAACGTCACCGGAAAGCCGGGCAAGGGCAGGAAGTCCCCGGCGCCCAAGCCGCCGAGCCTGCCCGGCGTCCCCACTCCCACCCCGCTCCCGTCCCTGCCGGCCCCGCCGTCCCTGCCCGGCGCCCCGACCGTGCCACCCGTGCCCTCGAAGCCGTCCGACGGCAGCACCCTGCTGTGCCCACCGGTGTGCACCGCGGCCTACGGCACCTCGGACGGCGCGCGTCGCCTCCCGCCCGGGGTCGACCTCGGCCTCGCCGAGCTGATGCTGAAGGGGATGCTGCCGTGA